GATATCCCTTCGCCCGCTCGATCATCTCTGTGCCCAGGGCGGGGAGCAGTTCTTTTTCCCTGGCTTCGGCGAGTATGGCCGCCCCCTCGACGGGAACCGGCTGCGTGAGCAGGATGAAATCCCCCGGCCGGGCGCCCTCGCCCCGGATGATGTCTTCCCGGGCGGCCTCTCCGATCATCTGGCCGCAGAGGATGGGACGCGGCAGCCCCAACGAGATTTCAGTGTGCCCCCCGCAGATCGTAACGCCCAGCTCGTCGCAGGCCGATCGCACATCCGCCCATATCGCTTCCACCATCTGGCTGTCGGCGCGCCCCTCGGGGAGCAGCAGGGTCATGAGAAACCACAGCGGGGCGGCCCCCATGCAGGCGATGTCGTTGGCGTTGACGTGGACCGCGTACCAGCCGATGCGCTCTTCGACGAAGGTGATTGGGTCGCTTTTCACCACGATGCACCTCTCGCCGACATCGATGACGGCGGCATCTTCCCCGACGCGGGGGCCGACGAGGAGGCGGGGGTGGCCCTTCATCTTTTCGAGAAGCCCGCCGAGCGCGCCGGCGGGGAGCTTTCCGGGGGGGTAGGGTGTCATCGTGTCCAAAGGGAAAAGAGTCGGTCTCGGGGCGCATCCAGCTTGCAGCTACATTATTCGATGGGCACGGGAGGGCGCAAGCCGCGGGCCGGGATTTCCTTTGATTCCAGTAGTTTCCGCATACCTCATCCGGTCTTGACGCTGGCCGGAGCGGGCCTTAGAATCGCTTGCCTTTTGCAGAAGCCTGATTTTATCGGCCTTTTTCCGGATACCGCCGGGCGGCCCGGCCCGCCCCCGCGTTTTTTGCCACGGTAGCTCAGTCGGTAGAGCAGTGGACTGAAAATCCACGTGTCGGCGGTTCGATTCCGTCCCGTGGCACCAGTTGAATCGCCCACCCCTCGTCGTCCCCTGAAACGCTAGGGTTTCCGGGGCCATCGCCGGAATCGTCCGGGTCGAACGGATGGCCCTCGGTGATGACGAAGGGGCTGTATTTGATAAGCAATCCCTCGGTGTGAACCTGAATCTCCCCTGCTCGATGAGGTCTGCCATTGGTCCCTGACAA
This DNA window, taken from bacterium, encodes the following:
- a CDS encoding AIR synthase family protein, producing the protein MTPYPPGKLPAGALGGLLEKMKGHPRLLVGPRVGEDAAVIDVGERCIVVKSDPITFVEERIGWYAVHVNANDIACMGAAPLWFLMTLLLPEGRADSQMVEAIWADVRSACDELGVTICGGHTEISLGLPRPILCGQMIGEAAREDIIRGEGARPGDFILLTQPVPVEGAAILAEAREKELLPALGTEMIERAKGYLRDPGLSVVAPALAAARTGEVHAMHDPTEGGLATGVHELADAADLGFVIEEEKIPISKEGGAICRALGLDPLGVITSGALLLAVPPEGATAVRHALESAGAGAFHIGVLRPKASGRILKKRDGTEAPLPRFDSDEIGRALA